One genomic region from Yarrowia lipolytica chromosome 1C, complete sequence encodes:
- a CDS encoding uncharacterized protein (Compare to YALI0C23518g, no similarity), with translation MTTFYLGYSKKSITSNSSSVISSVYNSSDEFQDAERAWDPTDHLVNVVTRRGDPRDRAAPTTPVLSRSTSAVDAADAAAATIKALDTSKCAVLPSDQVADRAPPRTRAPHHISLPCSNTFMAHGLPTCDDLEMTKEFDFAAKPASTQKNLPKAPLDFLVQRPPSPPYSHVSVPQNSPLSGTGTPSTHGVLKTHDPVALDEMLESSFASHAEDDEEMAAFLDDEDDYPASNEEDDEEEDAKDTFYICSETIKAAHESVLDLRALLEDKFSLIPGESVESLEKRALRMVHLEESFSVQDSFEPRTLLADQNRAFIPWKPVIEDLELYFEMRYPDLPKGSNRYEFHRARLVRNRTRLRILAQYVADLEEKSRNLCRLSRSF, from the coding sequence ATGACAACCTTCTATCTCGGCTACTCCAAAAAGTCCATCACCAGCAACTCGTCGTCCGTCATCTCATCTGTGTACAACTCGTCCGACGAGTTTCAAGATGCTGAGCGCGCCTGGGATCCAACCGACCACCTAGTCAACGTCGTGACGCGTCGAGGAGACCCCCGAGACAGAGCTGCTCCCACAACTCCGGTTCTTAGTCGTAGTACTAGTGCGGTCGATGCTGCGGATGCTGCAGCTGCAACCATCAAGGCTCTAGACACATCCAAGTGTGCAGTGTTACCCTCGGATCAGGTCGCTGATCGAGCTCCTCCCCGAACTCGGGCTCCTCACCACATCTCTCTCCCTTGCAGTAACACCTTCATGGCTCACGGGCTACCTACCTGTGACGATCTAGAGATGACCAAGGAGTTTGATTTCGCTGCCAAGCCTGCATCCACGCAAAAAAACTTGCCCAAGGCACCTCTCGATTTTCTCGTTCAacggcctccttctcccccTTATTCTCATGTTTCTGTGCCCCAGAATTCTCCTTTGAGCGGTACGGGGACGCCTTCCACTCATGGAGTTCTCAAGACCCATGATCCTGTGGCTCTGGATGAAATGCTAGAGTCTTCTTTTGCATCACACGCAgaagatgacgaagaaATGGCGGCGTTTCTGGACGACGAAGATGACTACCCTGCTTCGAAtgaggaagacgacgaggaagaggatGCAAAAGACACATTCTACATCTGCTCAGAGACCATCAAAGCTGCGCACGAGTCTGTTCTTGATCTCAGAGCTTTGTTGGAAGACAAATTCTCTCTTATTCCTGGGGAAAGTGTCGAGAGTCTGGAGAAACGAGCTCTCAGAATGGTCCATCTCGAAGAATCGTTCAGTGTTCAAGACAGCTTTGAGCCCCGCACTTTGCTGGCCGACCAGAATAGAGCCTTTATTCCCTGGAAGCCGGTAATTGAAGACCTCGAGCTCTACTTCGAGATGCGGTATCCCGATCTTCCCAAAGGAAGCAATCGGTACGAGTTCCACCGAGCTCGGCTGGTACGAAACCGAACCCGACTGCGAATTCTAGCCCAGTACGTGGctgatctggaggagaagagccGGAATCTCTGTCGGCTGTCTCGCAGCTTTTGA
- a CDS encoding uncharacterized protein (Compare to YALI0C23540g, no similarity) gives MADSDQVLAQRKKSENLQFWGLISISVSFLCGFFCAVFSRDEHNLMPTVAFAQLLLYCFSASQLDNNDNVFLIFAHVPFFVLFEIYVNWWFGGWHAIWVTVGLVLLYRSKSISKKLPHRKLRDIAKLNQPVSTTKTK, from the coding sequence atggCCGACTCCGATCAAGTGCTTGCGCAGCGAAAAAAGTCCGAGAACCTGCAATTCTGGGGCCtgatctccatctctgtTTCATTCCTCTGCGGTTTCTTCTGTgccgtcttctccagagatGAACACAACCTGATGCCCACCGTTGCCTTCGCCCAGCTACTGCTGTACTGCTTCTCAGCCTCTCAGCTcgacaacaacgacaacgtCTTCCTGATCTTTGCTCACGTGCCCTTCTTCGTCCTGTTTGAGATCTACGTCAACTGGTGGTTTGGAGGCTGGCATGCCATTTGGGTCACTGTCGGTCTGGTGCTGCTGTATCGATCAAAGAGCAtctccaagaagctgcCCCATCGAAAGCTCAGAGATATTGCCAAGCTTAATCAGCCCGTTTCTACTACTAAGACCAAGTAA
- a CDS encoding uncharacterized protein (Compare to YALI0C23562g, similar to uniprot|Q02890 Saccharomyces cerevisiae YPL096w PNG1 protein with de-N-glycosylation function, similar to Saccharomyces cerevisiae PNG1 (YPL096W); ancestral locus Anc_8.575): protein MSQATFAKELTAKFAQLWTEKTKRPLPPVNQAMMQRLRQGQRQSGPNEVFSRVSALFRDLSLIPQSFENAELQDMAMEILPLDRLYSVAEERAEEEGERDNWGLQDYLIMELLRWFKQDYFTWVNSPPCETCGENGNVQFVRRENSTPEEQKYDASGTEVHQCSNCNTEIRFPRYNDLSKLMETRRGRCGEWAKCFAFFCRALGLRTRYIWNAEDHVWSEVYSERRKEWIHTDSCEEAWNSPTIYSQGWGKKMSYVVGFSGDGVTDVTRRYVRKADQQLPRTMVPDEQFKTILNSITSDIRQNLSPSEKEELKREDEAEERELASYNADEPQEAQMPRQSGSVEWTKARGEGGSDD from the coding sequence ATGTCACAAGCAACATTCGCGAAGGAGCTGACGGCCAAATTCGCGCAATTATGGACCGAAAAAACCAAACGGCCCTTGCCTCCCGTCAATCAAGCCATGATGCAGAGGCTTAGACAGGGCCAGCGCCAATCCGGGCCCAATGAGGTGTTCAGCCGAGTCTCTGCGCTCTTCAGAGACCTCTCATTGATTCCGCAGTCGTTTGAAAACGCAGAATTGCAAGATATGGCCATGGAGATATTGCCACTGGATCGTCTGTATTCTGTGGCAGAGGAGAGAGCggaagaggagggagagCGGGACAATTGGGGACTCCAGGACTACCTGATCATGGAGCTGCTTAGATGGTTCAAGCAGGACTACTTCACATGGGTCAATAGTCCTCCGTGTGAGACATGTGGAGAGAATGGAAACGTGCAGTTTGTAAGAAGGGAGAACTCGACGCCCGAAGAACAAAAGTACGATGCCAGTGGAACGGAGGTGCACCAATGCTCTAATTGTAACACGGAAATTCGATTCCCCAGGTACAATGACCTTTCCAAGTTGATGGAGACTCGAAGAGGTCGGTGTGGAGAGTGGGCAAAGTGTTTCGCATTTTTTTGTCGAGCCCTGGGACTGCGCACACGATATATTTGGAACGCGGAGGATCACGTGTGGTCGGAGGTCTATTCCGAGCGTCGAAAGGAATGGATTCATACCGACTCTTGTGAGGAGGCATGGAACAGTCCAACCATTTATTCTCAGGGCTGGGGCAAGAAGATGTCGTACGTTGTTGGATTTAGTGGAGATGGGGTGACTGATGTCACTAGAAGATATGTGCGAAAGGCAGACCAGCAACTACCTCGAACCATGGTTCCTGACGAGCAGTTCAAAACGATTCTCAACTCGATAACGTCAGATATCCGACAGAATCTCTCTCCGTcagagaaagaagagtTGAAGCGGGAAGATGAAGCggaggagagagagctTGCCAGCTACAATGCTGATGAGCCTCAAGAGGCACAAATGCCCAGACAGAGTGGAAGCGTGGAGTGGACGAAAGCTAGAGGTGAAGGAGGCTCAGACGATTAG
- a CDS encoding uncharacterized protein (Converted to coding from non-coding YALI0C23584g, similar to uniprot|P25371 Saccharomyces cerevisiae YCR011c ADP1 ATP-dependent permease frameshift) codes for MLLTSWVSGLLAISALADALTDSLETGYSKRLVPPGRGGKKPTKPGQPGKRPDECPPCFNCLLPDFPCQQFASCDQANGRCHCPEGFTGENCAQPVCGGLGELNRPGRMENTTCECSEGWEGINCNLCNQDSACNRFFPKGVNGTCYTGGILVRENHQMCDVTNVKIVEILKGAKPEVTFTCKKEDEEVDGAANGTCSFQFWVDEVESFYCGLDECTFEVNGNNTLYKCEKIKCACVPDQFLCGKDGSVDLTDFLKNTITGPGDFACDINSQNCKFSEPNMNSLISSVFGDKYITLGCKSAECLHVSEIPGYDQPDKGVSTLLVCAGLALTLLFLIVAYALAQSLFKRSNSPLEYLPDADETGKLLHDFVPAKLEFEDISYRERGANEATSKPILDGEIFGSVKPGEVMAIMGGSGAGKTTLLDILARKKKSGKFDGRVFVNGSSDYTDKEFKNMIGFVDQEDCLLPTLTVYETVLTSALLRLPKNMTLLGKKMRVLETLNELGIMHIRDKLIGSETNRGISGGEKRRVSIACELVTSPSILFLDEPTSGLDSFSAFNVVESLVHLARNYNRTVVFTIHQPRSNIVQLFDNLLILCQGRLVYSGAYLECQQFFSEVGYNIPKGFNIADFLIDLTMELSSGSGDSSRAESGAQSPSTSSDDIHTVERTDSQGNLDTTNEWLHYQIHRAEFDESANARKRRQRQKFVKSLGSGVPMPDRNLDELVNLFQTSALAQRIKNGIQEDIDQADLEEAADADDSTAGLLQSRARFFNSRISFLSQLKIIAGRTFKNLYRDPMLLLTHYIMALALGLFSGIVYYQVTDDISGFQNRLGLFFFLLSLFGFSTLTSLNLLFGNDRIIFMRERAKGYYHPAVYYIGKVVFDMVTLRVFPPIILGSILYPLVGLKPDFNAFLVFIATLVLFNLGSSALVFVIGITLGANPGVANLVGILVMLFSMLFAGLFVNHDSVKIWGIDALQFLSVFHYAYEAISVNEVKYLTLIEEKYGLEIEVPGATVLSTFGFNVNAVSRDLFMLTGFLGFMLLAGYIGLHYVLVEVR; via the coding sequence atgtTACTGACGAGCTGGGTTTCGGGGTTGCTGGCCATATCCGCCTTGGCCGACGCTCTCACCGACTCGCTGGAGACCGGGTACTCCAAACGACTAGTTCCCCCCGGACGAGGAGGCAAAAAACCCACCAAACCGGGCCAACCAGGCAAACGGCCAGACGAGTGTCCTCCGTGCTTCAACTGCTTGTTACCGGACTTTCCATGCCAGCAATTTGCCTCATGTGACCAGGCAAACGGCCGGTGCCACTGCCCTGAGGGATTCACCGGAGAGAACTGCGCTCAACCGGTATGTGGAGGCCTGGGAGAGCTCAATCGACCGGGTCGAATGGAAAACACTACCTGCGAATGCTCCGAGGGCTGGGAGGGTATTAACTGCAATCTGTGCAACCAGGACTCGGCCTGTAACAGATTCTTCCCAAAGGGCGTCAACGGAACATGCTACACTGGAGGAATACTGGTGAGAGAGAACCACCAGATGTGCGACGTGACTAACGTCAAGATTGTGGAGATCCTCAAGGGTGCCAAACCTGAGGTCACCTTCACATGTaagaaggaggatgaggaggtcGACGGAGCTGCCAATGGTACCTGTTCGTTCCAGTTCTGGGTCGACGAGGTTGAGTCATTCTACTGTGGCTTGGACGAATGTACCTTCGAAGTGAATGGAAACAACACCCTGTACAAATGTGAAAAGATCAAGTGTGCATGTGTGCCCGACCAGTTTCTGTGTGGAAAGGACGGCTCTGTGGATCTGACGGACTTTTTGAAAAACACAATCACCGGTCCCGGAGACTTTGCATGCGATATCAACAGCCAGAACTGCAAGTTCTCCGAGCCCAACATGAACTCATTGATTTCGTCTGTTTTCGGAGACAAGTACATCACTCTGGGCTGCAAATCAGCCGAATGTCTGCATGTAAGTGAGATTCCTGGCTACGATCAGCCCGACAAGGGTGTAAGcacccttctggtgtgtgctgGTCTGGCTCTCACTCTTCTATTCTTGATTGTGGCTTATGCACTTGCTCAATCATTGTTTAAGCGGTCCAATAGCCCTCTCGAGTACCTTCCAGATGCTGATGAAACCGGAAAGCTGCTGCATGACTTTGTTCCTGCCAAGCTCGAGTTTGAGGACATCTCTTATCGAGAACGAGGAGCCAACGAAGCCACTTCCAAGCCTATTCTTGACGGAGAAATCTTTGGATCTGTCAAGCCCGGAGAAGTCATGGCTATCATGGGAGGTTCCGGAGCTGGAAAGACAACTTTGCTGGACATTTTGgctcggaagaagaagagtggAAAGTTCGACGGTCGTGTTTTTGTTAACGGCTCGTCTGATTACACGGATAAGGAGTTCAAGAACATGATCGGTTTCGTTGACCAGGAAGACTGTCTGCTTCCTACTCTCACTGTCTACGAGACTGTTCTTACTTCTGCTCTCCTGCGACTTCCCAAGAACATGACCCTTCTCGGAAAGAAGATGCGTGTACTGGAGACTCTCAATGAACTTGGAATCATGCATATTCGAGACAAGCTGATTGGTTCGGAAACCAACCGAGGTATTTCTGGAGGTGAGAAGCGGCGAGTCAGCATTGCCTGTGAACTTGTGACTTCTCCCAGTATCCTCTTTCTCGATGAGCCTACTTCAGGACTAGATAGTTTCTCTGCCTTCAATGTCGTCGAGAGTTTGGTTCACCTGGCTCGAAACTACAACCGAACAGTCGTTTTTACCATTCACCAGCCCCGATCTAACATAGTCCAGCTGTTTGACAACCTCCTGATTCTATGCCAAGGCCGTCTTGTCTACTCTGGTGCGTACTTGGAATGTCAGCAGTTCTTTTCCGAAGTCGGTTACAACATTCCCAAGGGTTTCAACATTGCAGACTTCCTCATCGACCTGACCATGGAGTTGTCTTCCGGTTCAGGGGACTCTTCTCGAGCCGAGTCCGGTGCCCAGTCTCCTTCTACATCTTCCGACGACATCCATACCGTTGAGAGAACCGATTCTCAAGGCAATCTGGACACTACCAACGAGTGGCTCCATTATCAGATCCATCGGGCCGAGTTTGACGAGTCTGCCAACGCCCGAAAGCGTCGGCAGCGACAAAAGTTCGTCAAGTCGCTCGGAAGTGGAGTCCCTATGCCCGACAGAAACCTCGATGAGCTCGTCAACCTGTTCCAGACTTCTGCTCTTGCTCAGCGAATCAAGAACGGTATTCAGGAAGACATTGATCAGGCTGACCTGGAAGAAGCCGCTGATGCAGATGATAGCACTGCTGGGTTGCTCCAAAGCCGAGCCCGGTTCTTCAACAGCCGTATCTCTTTCCTGTCTCAACTCAAGATCATTGCTGGAAGAACCTTCAAGAACCTCTACAGAGACCCCATGCTTCTGCTTACACACTACATCATGGCGCTGGCACTGGGTCTGTTTTCGGGTATTGTGTACTACCAAGTGACCGACGACATTTCCGGTTTCCAGAACCGTCTCggtctcttctttttcttgctCTCCCTTTTCGGTTTCTCCACCCTGACCTCTCTCAACCTGCTGTTTGGAAACGATCGAATCATTTTCATGCGAGAACGAGCCAAGGGCTACTATCATCCTGCAGTCTACTACATTGGAAAGGTGGTATTTGACATGGTCACTCTCCGTGTCTTCCCCCCGATCATTCTCGGATCCATTTTGTATCCTCTGGTCGGCCTCAAGCCTGATTTCAACGCCTTCCTGGTATTCATTGCCACTTTGGTTCTGTTCAACCTCGGATCCTCTGCTCTCGTATTTGTGATTGGAATCACTCTGGGTGCCAACCCCGGTGTTGCCAACCTGGTTGGCATTCTTGTCATGCTCTTCAGCATGCTCTTTGCCGGTCTCTTTGTCAACCACGACAGTGTTAAAATCTGGGGCATTGATGCTCTGCAGTTCCTTTCAGTCTTCCATTACGCTTACGAGGCCATCAGTGTCAACGAGGTGAAGTACCTTACACTGATAGAGGAGAAGTACGGACTAGAAATCGAGGTGCCTGGAGCCACTGTTCTGAGCACCTTTGGATTCAACGTAAACGCAGTTTCGCGGGACCTTTTCATGCTCACAGGCTTCCTCGGCTTCATGCTGCTGGCGGGATACATTGGACTTCACTACgtgctggtggaggtgaGATAA